ATCATCCACTTCAACACCAGGTTTGATGTATTCCTGGGCAACCTTCTGGATACCCATCTCCATGGCAGGGTTGTTCTGGATCGTTGCAACCACGATGTTTGCCTTGGTTATGAGGCCGTTCTCATCACAGGTGTAGTGGTGTGTGAGTGTTCCCCTTGGTGCCTCAACTATGCCCACACCGTCGCCGGCCTGCCTTTCAAGGGAATCAGGGAATTTTTCTCCAGAGAGGTCCCCTTCAAGTGCATCGGCTGCACATTCAGCACATGCGAGGAGTTCTATGAGCCTTGCCCAGTGGTAAAGTAGTGTCTGCTGTGCGTATCCAAACTTGTCCCGGAACTCCTTGAAGTAATCCTGTGCCTTTGGAGCTGCATCAGGCATCTTGTCTGCCACGTTGAGCCTTGAGAGTGGTGAGACACGGTAGACACCGTCAGGGTAGCCGAGGTCCTTTATGTATGGGAATTTGAGCCAGGAGTATGGTTTGACGTGTTCAGCGATGGTGTCAGCGTAGTCTGCTGGTTTGAACTCCCTGAACAGGTTTCCTTCCTTGTCCTTTATCCTCACTATACCATCGTAGACATCCCACACACCGTCCTTGACAAGACCTGTGTGGTATGTCTCGATATTACCCAGTGAGTTCACGAGGTCAATGTTCTCCTCGAATATTGGAACTGCAAGTTCCAGGGTGGCCTCTGCCAGTTCAACGTTCCTCTGGGCCTTCTGAAGGAGGTCCTTCTGTGTTTCATCATCAAGTTCTGTTGATATACCTCCTGGTGTTGAGGAGGTTGGGTGAATTGGCCTTCCACCTATGGCCCTGACGATTTCCAGAGCATTTTTACGTAACTCTATGGCCTGAAGGGCAACATCAGGTTTGTCCTTTATTATCTGGAAGACATTCCTTGTCTTCCTGTCCTTACCTGCTATGAAGTCAGGGGCTGCTAGGAAGTAGAAGTGCAGGGCATGTGAGTGCATGTATGAGCCCCAGTTCATGATCTCCCTCATTTTGTAGGCTGCAGGGAGTATATCTTCTGGTTCGAATCCAAAGCAGGCGTCAACAGCCTTTGCGGCTGCAAGGTGGTGCTGCACGTCACAGATACCGCAGATCCTTGGAACTATCCTTGGTGCTTCCTCTATGGGTCTTCCCTGGAGGAATTTTTCGAATCCGCGGAATTCCATAACATGGAGCCTTGTGTCCTCAACATTACCTGCATCATCGAGGTGTACTGTAATCTTGGCGTGACCTTCAATACGGGTCACAGGTTCCATTGTGAGTTTAACCATCTATTTACCCTCCTTCTTTATTTTCATTGGTATGAGTGCTGCTGGAAGTGTAAATGTGTAGAATGTTCCAACAATGTCATCCAGCTGTTCAGCCACTTCCTCTGGATCGACGGTTTTGTCCTCCTCGACCTTGTAGTCAGAGGCTATGGCACTTATCATTTTAGCACCCTGGTCCTCGACACGTGCTGTTGGACCGTAGCAGCCACGGCATGGTATGGCTATGCTCGGGCACTCTGCACCACAGATTGATATGGTTGCTGGACCCATGCAGATGAGTCCCTGTGGTATGAGACAGAGGTCCTCCTCTGGTTTACCAACCTCAAACTGCCTCTTTATGAAGTCCATTGCAAGTCCTTCTGGTGGTTTTTCCCTTGGGCAGACTTCACAGAGGTTTGTGCTTGGTAGTTCTATTTCTTCTCCTTTGAGGAGTGCAAGAATAACCTCAGCGACAACATCTGATCTTGGTGGGCATCCCGGGATTTCAAAGTCAACGTCTATGACTTCATCAAGTGGCTTAACCCTTCCCTCGAGGTGTGGCACCTCCTCGGATGGTATGACACCCTCTTCGTTTGGTGTTGTTATGGAGTTTATGTATGCTTCCTCTATGACCTCTTCCTTGTCCCAGAGGTTCCTGAGGCCTGGTATGCCGCCGTATACAGCACATGTACCGTAGCTTATGACAAATTTAGCCTTTTCCCTTAGCTTCTCTGCGAATTCCCTGTTTTCATCATTTACGATTCCACCCTCGATGATCACCACATCAAGTTCAGGGATTTCATCGTATTTTGTGTCCATTAAAACTGGACTGAATTCAAAGTCAGCGAGTTCCATGACATCCAGAAGTGCTTCGTGTAAGTCTGCAATGGACAGATGGCAGCCGGAGCATCCTCCGAGCCACATTGTTCCGATCTTTATTTTTTCAGCCATTTAACATCCTCCTTATGCTTCAGCCAGCTGTTTTTTGATTGGTGATGGGCCAAGGGCCCTTATCCTGTCAACCATCATCTTGACTGTTTCGGCGAATTTTTCACCTTCTGATGCGGATATCCAGTCGTGGTGAATCCTTTCCCTGCCAATTCCGAGTTCATCTGCCAGCTTGTAGATCAGCCTCATTCTCCTGTCGAGCTTGTAGTTTCCTGCGTCGTAGTGGCAGTCACCATGGTGGCATCCTGTTACGAGAACACCATCAGCGCCTTCCCTGAATGCCTTGAGAACAAACTGTGGCTCTATCCTCCCTGAACACATCACACGGATAACCCTAACGTTTGTAGGGTACTGCATCCTTGCTGTTCCTGCAGTGTCTGCTCCACCGTAGGAACACCAGTTACAACAGAACATCACAATCTTTATGTCATCTTCAGCCATAGAGTTTCCTCCTTCCTTGAGTTGTACTTATAATTGTACTTGGTATATGGTTTAGGAGTGGCAATTATAAAGGTTACTTATGAAACTATTTCGAAAGTTTTATATGTATGGTTAAATTTTTTATTATTTTTAATACTGCCATTTCACCCATTAAAACCGCTAGATGAGGTTCATACAAGGGTCACCGCATCTCTGAATTTCCCGGAAATTTTTGCAGCTATCTCAGGAATGGTTGTGGAAACTATGGCTGAATCCGAATCCCTGTATGCATCCGCATCACTGGAACCGCCAGATCGGACCTCTGTTTTAATTTCTGATCGGAGGTTGTCCACGCTGACCCATTCAACCCAGGGGTCGCTGTCCACAAGTACGAATTCATCCACCATTCCATCAAGTTTCTTTGCAATCACCCATGATACGAATCTTGCGCCGAAGATTGCCACTGTTCCATGTATGTCGCCGTTTCTAGTCATCTCAGCAAGCGTATCCACGTCCCTCTTTATATTCACCCGTTCATAGAGTGGAGTTGATGGAAGGCATGCCCAGTGGGCGTCACCCACATATGTATGCCCGATGGTTTCTGGATAAACATTTTCCCTTCCTGAAACCTTCACTGCAGCTGCAAGGGCCTCAAGCTGCGGCTTCTGTATTGGAACAGGTGTTAGAGCAGCCTCAACCTCTTCCCTCATTATCTTCATGACCCGGGGAAGGCCAAACTTGCCCCTCCGTGCCGTGCCGGGACTGTAGCCACACATGTAGCCATGGTGGTTCTTTGGAAACCCTGTTATTATGGCATTCAGCCCTGCCCTCAACCCTATGCGGCACTCGTCCTCATATGCACCATTGGTTGCAACGATTCTACCTGGTGTAAGGATTCTTGCTGCGGCAACGGCCCCTGCAAAAGCGTCAAGTCTATCGGATGCAAGGTTGAATGGGCCACCCTCAAGTACGAATACATCGACACCCATATCAAGTCCTGCCTCAAAGCCAGATATGAGGTCATCGTATCCGTCTCCAACAAACATTATGGCCTCAACACCCTTACCGTGCTTTCTTGCAAGTTCAAAAACCTCACGTGCCTCATCAAGGGGTGCTGCATGGGTTTCAGCCCCCTGCACCGGTGTCAGGTTAATCGCCACAGAGGATGCGAGTTCAACCCATTCATCCCTGTCAGGCAGGCCCTCCTTTTCCTTTTCAAGGAGTCTTGAGTGTATTCTTTCGCGTGGACAGCCCTCAAATGGGGGCCCCTCAAGGTAACACTGTCCTCCGCACCCGGTTATTGATCTAGGGAACCTCATGGGACCGTATCTTCCAAAGTGGTCAAGGTCCAGGGGGACCTCGGTGGTCTCCCGCACCTCCCTCATGAGCTCCACAGGTCTCATACCATAGTTCTCGGCTATATCTGCGAATGCATAGGCACATACGTGTATTGTTGCGCCTATTGTGTCTGAAAGTATGCAGTTTCCAATAAGATCCATCTTTTCAAGGTCAGATGCACAGGTGCCCACAATGATTTCAGTGAGGTCACAGCCCAGTGGAAACCTCTTGAAGGTGGCTCCGAGTTTAATCTTATCCTCCCTTGAGAGTTCAGAAATCGCATCCACTACCGCCGTCACATCCTTGTCCATTTTCATGATTTCCCATGCAGCTTCAGGATTATCCGCCGCTTCCCTGATGATATCATGCATATTCTTTCACCTTTTAGCTCACTGTGATTCACTCTGATACCCGCTTTTATAAATTTTGACAAAAATTAGGGGTTAATAAAAAAAGCAGTTTTAACCCATAATTATTATAGTCTATTTTCCCGCCCTCTTAAGTGGCCCGAGGGATTTTACAGTCTCATAGAATTCCTGCATTGTTTTCTGAAATTTTTCACCCTCCGATGCCGATATCCACTCCCACCTGAATCTCTCCTTATCTATGCCAAATTCAGGGAGTATGTCCTCAATGAACCGGGCTCTTCGTTTCCATTTGTAGTTTCCTGAATCATAGTGGCAGTCCCCTATGTGGCATCCGCCCACAAATACGCCGTCTGCACCCTCACTGAAGGCCTTGAGTATCATCGAGGCGTTGACACGGCCTGAACACATCACCCTTATGATACGGACGTTGGGTGGATACTGCATCCTCGCTGTTCCCGCGGTGTCTGCTCCGCCATAGGAGCACCAGTTGCAGCAGAATCCAACTATCTTTGGCTCGAAACTCATCATATCACCCTAATCCTTCTCCCCGCTGTACATTGGGGGCAGTTCTTCACTCACCCCTGCTATGAATCCTGTTCTGTCACGGTATTTTTTCTGTATCTTGTGGTAGATTCTTGCAATGGGTATGTCCATTGGGCAGACATCCTCGCACTGACCGCAGTTTATGCAGCTGAAACCCATGTGCGAGAGCCTCACTCCCTGGAATGTGAGGGGGTCTGATGCCTTTTCATCTGATTCCAGGAGGTAGTCCTTTTCAAGTTCACATTCCCTGCAGAAGCATACCGGACAGGCGTCCCTGCAGGCAAAGCAGTTTATGCAGCGCTTCCAGTACTCATCCCATTCATCCAGTGAGGGGTACTCCTCATCAAGGTATTTATCCTGAAACTTCCTGGCCATGCTGATCATTGCGTTTTCGATTTTCTCCCTTATCTTCACCATCTTCTCAGAGGGTTCCCGCACCTCAATGTATCCGCTGCTGCGGGCACCGTCAATGATCTCCTGACCTCTTTCAGTGTTAACCTCTATGAATGTCCATCCATCCTCTGCACCCCAGTTTCCACAGGCTAGGTCAGCGTTACGCGGAACCATTATTTCGCAGCGCTGACAGTTCTCCCGTCTGCCGAAACCCTCTTCCTCAAGGTAATCGATTGATATCTCCCTGTGACTTCCGTCCCTGAGTTCCACTATGAATTTACCCCTATCGATCTCCTCACCCACAACATCATCGGGGTCTATCTCATAGAAGGTCTCTATCATCTCCCTGGCAGATACAGGGGCAAGGGTTCCGCCACAGTTCAATCCTATTTTATATACCTTATCAGGGTCTATCTGGTGCCTCTTCTCAAGTTCCCTTATGGCCATTGCATCACAAGGTTTTACAGCGACAGCCAGCCTCATGTCACTTAGATAGCGGGAGATGAGGTCCCCGAACATGGTGGGTGCGCAGTGCAGGGAACCGCACGTTGACTCTATGCCTGACGAATCCTCAAGTAGGACGGGGATCCCATCGTACACGTCATCTCCCCTTTCCAGTGTTAGCACCGCATCCACGACTTCCTTATCCAGCATGTATTTGAATATGGCTGTCACCGCTCCGCCACATTCTCCTCTTCTCTGAATCTCCTCATCTGTAGCCCTTGCAAGGAGGTATTTCATCTTAATCACCTGCCGTGAGTATTCTTTCAAATATTTCCATGTCGGGGAGGACTCCTTCGGGTGCCTGCAGTGCGGGTTCGAGTTTCGAGGTGTATCCCGCTGTGCTGGTGTATGAACCAGCTTTTTCACACCATGCTGCCGTTGGGAGGAAAATATCAGGTACAAGACCTCCGGTTCTTATGGACTGGAGAATGAGTTTTCCTGATTCCACTGGCTCTGCAGCTGCACCGGGATCTATTAACCAGACAGAATCAAACTCCACTTCCTGAAGCGGGGGGATGTGCTGCATCACACCCCTTGTGTTGAAGTCCTCAAAGATGGGTAGAACATCAAATTCATTCTCAGATGAGACCTCAAGAACGGGCCCTATGATTTCCGGTATTTCATAGGTTATTATAATCAGAGATCCTCCTGGAAGTTTCTGGAGGTCATCCAGGAGCTCCCTGTCATCTGAGAAGGTTCTGTGAAACCCTGAATTTACCGCCATCCTTGTGTCGTCCCTTCTGTCATAGGACCTCACCTCTGCCCCGGCGGCCATTGCATGGAATATCCTCCTGCCTATGAGTGGAGCGCAGGTTATGGCATCCCCTATGACTGCAATGTTATCATAGTCTCTGATCTTTCTGATATCAATTTCAGGATAATCAAATTCAGGGAAGGCCGTTATTAAACCTGATTTTTTTATATCAAACTCTTCTATGATTTCTTTGAGTTTAAGTGCCTCCTCATTGGTGAGGGTTCCTGTTGTTAGGATGGATATGTCCTCTGATGAAAGAAGTTGAGTTAATTTATCCAGTGCCTCATCCCATTTCACTCCACCTAGTTTCCCTGATTTTTTAACTCCAGGGGATGTTACTCTGTTCATCAATGGGATTTCATAGCAATCCCTGCCCGCTCTGCAGGTCTTTCCCTCATTGACCGGGTGTCTCCTGTAGGGGTAGGTTCCCACAGGTGTTCCGCCCATATCCACAAGATTCACACCACAGCCTGCACTGCAGGAAGGGCATAAAGTGTGTTTCACCATCATTTATCTACACCTCCAGATTTTTCACCTTGCCCCGGAACTCCTCAATACTGAAAAGCTCATTCTGGACGCTGACGGTTCTATCACGGGTTATGTTGAATAAATCAACCATGATGTTAAGCCCCCGATCGAGCAGAAGTTCTGAAAGGTTGCCGGGCAGTTTTTCAGAATCTTCGAGAACAATATTTCCCTCTATTTTGAATTTCAGAGGTATTCCACCTTCTGATTCCGCATAAAATATGTATCCCACCGAATTATTTCCAAAATCTGTGTAGTCAATTTTCCAGTCCAAGTCAAGGTTCAGGGTACACGACTTTGGATTTTTCTCAGGACGAAGAAGTCCAATCCTCTGAATCTGGATTTCCATGCTTTCACCACAACCTCCAGTTTTATGTTTATCATAATTATCTGCTAATAAGTATTACAAATATAAATGTTTCTAAAATAAAAAAGTCTTTAAAATGCCTTAAAAATGATTATATAAGATTTTGATGTTTATTTTTTTAATTTAATGCTTTTAAAATCATTAAAAATCATAAAATAACGTTTGAGCGAGTTATAAACCTGGAATTAATATTTAAGTCCCTTGAATTAATTCATAATAAATGTTTATTTTTTATTATTTATGCTGTTCCAGTGGAGAACACTGCAAAATAAGGGTATAACGCTCCCCTTTAACATTAAGGATGCCTTTTCAATCTTCTGAATGAAATTAGAAAGCAGGATTTAGAAAATTTTAATATTAATATTTTAATAATTATGAAGACCTTGGTCCGATCCCCCGTAAAATACAAAAGTACTGAATGACGTCTCCATAATTTTAAGCCGGAAACTCCATTGCACAGTTGCCCCCAGATAAAATAATTCTACTTATAAGCTTTTTGGTTTAAAAATTATCAAAAAATATATTTATATTGGAAACCGATTAATTTGTACTACTAATAATATGAGTAGTATTACAAAAATGGAGTGATAGATATGAAACTTGCAATACTAGGTGCAGGATGTTACAGGACCCATGCAGCCAGTGGAATAACAAACTTTGCCAGGGCCTGCGAAGTCGCTGAAATGGTTGGAAAACCAGAAATAGCCATGACCCATTCCACAATAACAATGGGTGCTGAGCTTAAAGAACTCGCAGGTGTCGATGAGGTCGTCGTTGCAGACCCTGTATTCGACAACCAGTTCACAGTCATAGACGACTTTGCCTACGAGGACGTCATAGAGGCTCACAAGGAGGACCCTGAAAAAATAATGCCACAGATCAGGGAAAAGGTCAACGAAGTCGCCAAAGAGCTCCCAAAACCACCAGAAGGTGCAATACACTTCACACACCCCGAAGACCTTGGATTTGAAATAACAACAGACGACAAAGAGGCTATAGCAGACGCAGACTTCATCATGACCTGGTTCCCAAAGGGTGACATGCAGCCAGACATAATAAACAAGTTCATAGACGACATAAAACCTGGTGCAATCGTCACACACGCCTGCACAATTCCAACCACCAAGTTCTACAAGATCTTTGAACAGAAACACGGTGACCTAGTAACCAAACCTGAAACACTCAACGTAACATCCTACCACCCAGGTGCCGTTCCTGAAATGAAGGGACAGGTATACATTGCAGAGGGCTACGCCTCAGAGGACGCAATAAACACCCTCTTCGAACTAGGACAGAAGGCCAGGGGTAACGCATACAGGCTGCCAGCAGAACTCCTCGGACCAGTCTGTGACATGTGCTCAGCACTGACAGCAATAACCTACGCAGGTATACTCTCCTACAGGGACTCAGTTACACAAGTACTCGGCGCGCCTGCAGGTTTCGCACAGATGATGGCCAAGGAGTCCCTGGAGCAGATAACAGCCCTCATGGAAAAGGTTGGAATAGACAAAATGGAGGAGCACCTCGACCCTGGTGCACTCCTGGGTACAGCTGACTCCATGAACTTCGGAGCATCAGCAGACATACTCCCAACCGTCTTTGAAATCCTCGAGAAGAGGAAAAAATAACCGGGCAGCAGCCCAAAAAATTTATTTATTTTTTTAACCAACTGATTTATACTGATCCAACTGACTTTTAGATTCCCAAGCAGCTGAAACTGGTGTTAAATTGATGGATAAAATACTCAAAAAGGCGGCTGAGGGATACCCCCTCGATGATAAAGAAATTATACGGCTATTCCAGATAAACGACCCCAAGAATTTTGCCCTTCT
This DNA window, taken from Methanothermobacter sp., encodes the following:
- the hmd gene encoding 5,10-methenyltetrahydromethanopterin hydrogenase, producing MKLAILGAGCYRTHAASGITNFARACEVAEMVGKPEIAMTHSTITMGAELKELAGVDEVVVADPVFDNQFTVIDDFAYEDVIEAHKEDPEKIMPQIREKVNEVAKELPKPPEGAIHFTHPEDLGFEITTDDKEAIADADFIMTWFPKGDMQPDIINKFIDDIKPGAIVTHACTIPTTKFYKIFEQKHGDLVTKPETLNVTSYHPGAVPEMKGQVYIAEGYASEDAINTLFELGQKARGNAYRLPAELLGPVCDMCSALTAITYAGILSYRDSVTQVLGAPAGFAQMMAKESLEQITALMEKVGIDKMEEHLDPGALLGTADSMNFGASADILPTVFEILEKRKK
- a CDS encoding molybdopterin-dependent oxidoreductase, with the protein product MMVKHTLCPSCSAGCGVNLVDMGGTPVGTYPYRRHPVNEGKTCRAGRDCYEIPLMNRVTSPGVKKSGKLGGVKWDEALDKLTQLLSSEDISILTTGTLTNEEALKLKEIIEEFDIKKSGLITAFPEFDYPEIDIRKIRDYDNIAVIGDAITCAPLIGRRIFHAMAAGAEVRSYDRRDDTRMAVNSGFHRTFSDDRELLDDLQKLPGGSLIIITYEIPEIIGPVLEVSSENEFDVLPIFEDFNTRGVMQHIPPLQEVEFDSVWLIDPGAAAEPVESGKLILQSIRTGGLVPDIFLPTAAWCEKAGSYTSTAGYTSKLEPALQAPEGVLPDMEIFERILTAGD
- the mvhA gene encoding F420-non-reducing hydrogenase subunit MvhA, producing MVKLTMEPVTRIEGHAKITVHLDDAGNVEDTRLHVMEFRGFEKFLQGRPIEEAPRIVPRICGICDVQHHLAAAKAVDACFGFEPEDILPAAYKMREIMNWGSYMHSHALHFYFLAAPDFIAGKDRKTRNVFQIIKDKPDVALQAIELRKNALEIVRAIGGRPIHPTSSTPGGISTELDDETQKDLLQKAQRNVELAEATLELAVPIFEENIDLVNSLGNIETYHTGLVKDGVWDVYDGIVRIKDKEGNLFREFKPADYADTIAEHVKPYSWLKFPYIKDLGYPDGVYRVSPLSRLNVADKMPDAAPKAQDYFKEFRDKFGYAQQTLLYHWARLIELLACAECAADALEGDLSGEKFPDSLERQAGDGVGIVEAPRGTLTHHYTCDENGLITKANIVVATIQNNPAMEMGIQKVAQEYIKPGVEVDDKIFNLMEMVIRAYDPCLSCATHTIDSQMRLATLEVYDSEGDLVKRI
- the hmdC gene encoding 5,10-methenyltetrahydromethanopterin hydrogenase cofactor biosynthesis protein HmdC, which gives rise to MHDIIREAADNPEAAWEIMKMDKDVTAVVDAISELSREDKIKLGATFKRFPLGCDLTEIIVGTCASDLEKMDLIGNCILSDTIGATIHVCAYAFADIAENYGMRPVELMREVRETTEVPLDLDHFGRYGPMRFPRSITGCGGQCYLEGPPFEGCPRERIHSRLLEKEKEGLPDRDEWVELASSVAINLTPVQGAETHAAPLDEAREVFELARKHGKGVEAIMFVGDGYDDLISGFEAGLDMGVDVFVLEGGPFNLASDRLDAFAGAVAAARILTPGRIVATNGAYEDECRIGLRAGLNAIITGFPKNHHGYMCGYSPGTARRGKFGLPRVMKIMREEVEAALTPVPIQKPQLEALAAAVKVSGRENVYPETIGHTYVGDAHWACLPSTPLYERVNIKRDVDTLAEMTRNGDIHGTVAIFGARFVSWVIAKKLDGMVDEFVLVDSDPWVEWVSVDNLRSEIKTEVRSGGSSDADAYRDSDSAIVSTTIPEIAAKISGKFRDAVTLV
- a CDS encoding hydrogenase iron-sulfur subunit, coding for MSFEPKIVGFCCNWCSYGGADTAGTARMQYPPNVRIIRVMCSGRVNASMILKAFSEGADGVFVGGCHIGDCHYDSGNYKWKRRARFIEDILPEFGIDKERFRWEWISASEGEKFQKTMQEFYETVKSLGPLKRAGK
- a CDS encoding Coenzyme F420 hydrogenase/dehydrogenase, beta subunit C-terminal domain, which codes for MKMKYLLARATDEEIQRRGECGGAVTAIFKYMLDKEVVDAVLTLERGDDVYDGIPVLLEDSSGIESTCGSLHCAPTMFGDLISRYLSDMRLAVAVKPCDAMAIRELEKRHQIDPDKVYKIGLNCGGTLAPVSAREMIETFYEIDPDDVVGEEIDRGKFIVELRDGSHREISIDYLEEEGFGRRENCQRCEIMVPRNADLACGNWGAEDGWTFIEVNTERGQEIIDGARSSGYIEVREPSEKMVKIREKIENAMISMARKFQDKYLDEEYPSLDEWDEYWKRCINCFACRDACPVCFCRECELEKDYLLESDEKASDPLTFQGVRLSHMGFSCINCGQCEDVCPMDIPIARIYHKIQKKYRDRTGFIAGVSEELPPMYSGEKD
- a CDS encoding hydrogenase iron-sulfur subunit, with translation MAEDDIKIVMFCCNWCSYGGADTAGTARMQYPTNVRVIRVMCSGRIEPQFVLKAFREGADGVLVTGCHHGDCHYDAGNYKLDRRMRLIYKLADELGIGRERIHHDWISASEGEKFAETVKMMVDRIRALGPSPIKKQLAEA
- the mvhG gene encoding F420-non-reducing hydrogenase subunit MvhG; translated protein: MAEKIKIGTMWLGGCSGCHLSIADLHEALLDVMELADFEFSPVLMDTKYDEIPELDVVIIEGGIVNDENREFAEKLREKAKFVISYGTCAVYGGIPGLRNLWDKEEVIEEAYINSITTPNEEGVIPSEEVPHLEGRVKPLDEVIDVDFEIPGCPPRSDVVAEVILALLKGEEIELPSTNLCEVCPREKPPEGLAMDFIKRQFEVGKPEEDLCLIPQGLICMGPATISICGAECPSIAIPCRGCYGPTARVEDQGAKMISAIASDYKVEEDKTVDPEEVAEQLDDIVGTFYTFTLPAALIPMKIKKEGK